The following coding sequences are from one Achromobacter sp. B7 window:
- a CDS encoding FadR/GntR family transcriptional regulator, giving the protein MNSLQAVAPTRLYRMIADQIAARIKAGHFPVGGRLPAERELAEQLQVSRASVREALIALEIEGYVDVRVGTGVFVCAPREDGQYHDARDAATPPATAADSAAGSAEATDIGPFDLLETRLLIEPECAALAAQKASPAQIAAIRAAHDGMSLTESPSVHDRAFHSAIGAACGNAALAAAISHIWHLSTLSPVFHRLEEHFVTTKVWIEAQKEHERILAAIVDRDPIRARHAMHDHLVGILARLREDFGNVGIR; this is encoded by the coding sequence ATGAATTCCCTTCAGGCCGTTGCCCCCACCCGCCTTTACCGCATGATTGCCGACCAGATCGCCGCGCGCATCAAGGCGGGCCACTTTCCCGTTGGCGGCCGCCTGCCGGCCGAGCGGGAATTGGCCGAGCAGCTGCAAGTGAGCCGGGCGTCGGTGCGCGAGGCGCTGATCGCCCTGGAAATCGAGGGCTATGTGGATGTGCGCGTGGGCACGGGCGTGTTCGTCTGCGCCCCGCGCGAAGACGGCCAATATCACGACGCGCGTGACGCGGCCACGCCACCGGCAACGGCCGCCGATAGTGCGGCGGGCAGCGCTGAAGCCACCGACATCGGTCCCTTCGACCTGTTGGAAACCCGCCTGCTGATCGAGCCGGAATGCGCGGCACTGGCCGCACAGAAAGCGTCGCCCGCACAGATTGCCGCCATCCGCGCCGCGCACGACGGCATGTCGCTGACCGAATCGCCCAGCGTGCACGACCGCGCCTTCCATAGCGCCATCGGCGCGGCGTGCGGCAACGCCGCGCTGGCCGCCGCCATTTCGCACATCTGGCACCTGAGCACTCTGAGCCCGGTGTTCCACCGTCTGGAAGAGCACTTCGTGACCACCAAGGTGTGGATCGAAGCGCAGAAAGAACACGAACGCATCCTCGCGGCCATCGTCGACCGCGATCCCATCCGCGCGCGCCACGCCATGCATGACCACCTGGTCGGCATCCTGGCGCGTCTGCGGGAAGATTTCGGCAACGTTGGGATTCGATGA
- a CDS encoding molybdopterin-dependent oxidoreductase, which yields MTDSRYPSLAHWGAFTAVVKDGRVVGCEPFHADAAPSPMLDSIAEMQHSPLRVQRPAVRRGWLAGNREREGDDYVKVEWDHALDLVAGELARVRAEHGPGGIFGGSYGWSSAGRVHHARSLIRRFLFLGGGCVDQVGNYSWGAAQFLLPHVIGTFSPVSGDVTDWDSVLANTRVIVAFGGIPTKNSQVTSGGAGLHNLPAWLARAQAAGIRLVVLSPTRADVPDGIAAEWIPIRPNTDTALMLAMAHALLAEGRHDASFLASHCVGADTWADYLTGAADGQPKDAQWAAGICGVPAPTITALARAIVAQRSLLTAAWSLQRAQHGEQPYWALIGLAALAGQIGLPGGGFAFGHASLNGIGEPRRRVPGPEVPVPKNPAQLAIPAARIADMLLSPGQPYDFNGARHTYPDIKLIYWAGGNPFHHHQDQNRLRQAWTKPDTVIVHESWWTPLARRADIVLPATTSLERCDVGGSSRDPYVFAMHRAVAPQGQARNDFGIFADLARRAGFHEAYTAGRDEMGWCRHVYDGMRGGCAERGVTLPPFDEFWARGYAEVPAPDSPYVLFEDFRRDAQAHPLRTPSGKIELASEVVAGFGYADCPGHPVWLAPSEWLGAPGADRWPLHLLTNQPRHRLHSQLDPAALSRSSKIQGCEPISMHPEDAAARGIADGDRVRVFNARGACLAGVRLDAGMLPGVVQMSTGAWSDPDGDLDRHGNPNTLTADIGTSRLTQGSSAQTALVQVEAAPNLDQNLDPNPNPTLDVAAPHRAWELPRISPAAA from the coding sequence ATGACTGACTCCCGCTATCCCTCGCTTGCGCACTGGGGCGCGTTCACCGCCGTAGTGAAAGACGGGCGAGTCGTCGGCTGCGAGCCCTTTCATGCCGATGCCGCGCCGTCGCCCATGCTGGACTCCATCGCCGAAATGCAGCATTCGCCGTTGCGCGTGCAGCGGCCCGCGGTGCGCCGGGGCTGGCTGGCGGGCAACCGCGAGCGCGAAGGCGACGATTATGTGAAAGTGGAATGGGACCACGCGCTGGACCTGGTGGCGGGGGAGCTGGCTCGCGTCCGCGCGGAGCACGGACCCGGCGGTATCTTTGGCGGCTCGTATGGCTGGTCGTCGGCCGGTCGCGTCCACCACGCGCGCAGCTTGATCCGCCGGTTCCTGTTTCTAGGCGGCGGTTGCGTCGATCAGGTCGGCAACTACAGCTGGGGCGCGGCGCAATTCCTGTTGCCGCACGTCATCGGCACCTTCAGCCCGGTCAGCGGCGACGTTACCGACTGGGACAGCGTGCTGGCCAACACGCGCGTCATCGTGGCCTTTGGCGGCATCCCCACCAAGAACAGCCAGGTGACATCGGGCGGCGCGGGGCTGCACAACTTGCCGGCGTGGTTGGCCCGCGCGCAGGCGGCCGGCATCCGCCTGGTGGTGCTCAGCCCCACGCGCGCCGATGTGCCGGACGGCATCGCCGCCGAGTGGATCCCGATTCGGCCCAACACCGACACCGCGCTGATGCTGGCCATGGCGCACGCCTTGCTGGCCGAAGGGCGGCACGACGCGTCGTTTCTGGCCAGCCACTGTGTGGGCGCCGATACCTGGGCCGACTACCTGACGGGCGCGGCCGACGGCCAGCCCAAGGACGCGCAATGGGCGGCCGGCATCTGCGGTGTGCCGGCGCCCACCATCACCGCACTGGCGCGCGCCATCGTGGCGCAACGCAGCCTGTTGACGGCGGCGTGGTCGTTGCAACGCGCGCAACATGGCGAACAGCCGTACTGGGCCTTGATCGGGCTGGCCGCGTTGGCCGGTCAGATCGGTTTGCCGGGCGGGGGCTTTGCGTTCGGCCACGCGTCCTTGAACGGCATAGGCGAGCCGCGCCGGCGGGTGCCCGGCCCCGAAGTCCCGGTGCCGAAGAACCCGGCACAGTTGGCCATCCCCGCCGCGCGCATCGCCGACATGCTGCTGTCGCCCGGCCAGCCATATGACTTCAACGGCGCGCGCCACACGTATCCGGACATCAAGCTGATCTATTGGGCGGGCGGCAACCCGTTCCATCACCATCAGGACCAGAACCGCTTGCGGCAGGCGTGGACCAAGCCCGATACCGTGATCGTGCATGAATCGTGGTGGACACCCTTGGCGCGCCGCGCCGACATCGTGCTGCCCGCCACGACATCACTGGAACGCTGCGACGTGGGCGGCTCGTCGCGCGATCCCTACGTGTTCGCCATGCACCGCGCGGTGGCGCCGCAAGGGCAGGCGCGTAACGACTTCGGCATCTTCGCGGACCTGGCGCGGCGCGCGGGCTTTCACGAGGCCTACACGGCCGGGCGCGACGAAATGGGCTGGTGCCGCCACGTGTACGACGGCATGCGCGGGGGCTGCGCCGAGCGCGGCGTGACGTTGCCGCCCTTCGATGAATTCTGGGCGCGCGGCTACGCCGAGGTGCCCGCGCCCGACTCGCCGTACGTACTGTTCGAGGACTTTCGCCGCGACGCGCAAGCGCATCCGCTGCGCACGCCCAGCGGCAAGATCGAACTGGCCTCCGAGGTGGTGGCGGGCTTTGGCTACGCCGATTGCCCGGGGCATCCGGTGTGGCTGGCGCCATCGGAATGGCTGGGCGCGCCCGGTGCCGACAGGTGGCCGCTGCATCTGCTGACGAACCAGCCGCGCCATCGCCTGCACAGCCAGCTCGACCCGGCCGCGTTGTCGCGGTCAAGCAAGATCCAGGGCTGCGAGCCCATCTCGATGCACCCGGAGGACGCCGCCGCGCGGGGCATCGCCGACGGCGACCGCGTGCGTGTCTTCAATGCGCGGGGCGCCTGCCTGGCCGGCGTGCGGCTGGATGCCGGCATGCTGCCGGGCGTGGTGCAGATGTCCACCGGCGCGTGGTCCGACCCGGACGGCGATCTGGACCGGCACGGCAATCCGAATACGCTGACTGCCGACATCGGCACGTCGCGACTGACGCAGGGGTCCAGCGCGCAGACGGCGCTGGTGCAGGTTGAGGCTGCTCCGAACCTGGACCAGAACCTGGACCCGAACCCGAACCCAACCCTTGACGTGGCCGCGCCGCATCGCGCGTGGGAATTGCCCCGCATTTCGCCGGCGGCAGCATAG
- a CDS encoding DctP family TRAP transporter solute-binding subunit: protein MTHAPQTFRALIGGALLAVAGFAPLSAHALDIKLGHVLAPSHSWNKAAEGFAAEVKEKTAGRVNFVLFPSGQLGNEKTMLEGLQIGSQGAAIIGSGSLQPIEPKFGVVELPYTWSSSQQAYKAYDGELGEALAKLADKKNLTIISWWENGFRHVTNNRGPVNKPADLTGLKTRVTPDKMRLDTFTALGANPAPLAFGELYSALQQKVFDAQENPLSIIYTSSFFEVQKYLSLTGHVWGPANLIISKPVWNRISADDKKVVQAAADKWRDAQRKMITDGDQQFVAQLKEKGMQVNEVDKAAFAAAVQPVWKTYSVTYGPELMAIVQKYREAQ from the coding sequence ATGACCCACGCTCCCCAAACGTTTCGCGCCCTGATCGGCGGCGCTCTGCTTGCCGTGGCCGGTTTTGCGCCGCTGTCCGCCCATGCCCTGGACATCAAGCTGGGCCACGTGCTGGCTCCCAGCCACAGCTGGAACAAGGCGGCCGAGGGTTTTGCCGCCGAGGTCAAGGAAAAGACCGCCGGCCGCGTCAACTTCGTGCTGTTCCCCAGCGGCCAGCTGGGCAACGAAAAGACCATGCTGGAAGGCTTGCAGATCGGTAGCCAGGGCGCCGCCATCATCGGCTCGGGTTCGTTGCAGCCGATTGAACCGAAGTTCGGCGTGGTGGAACTGCCGTACACGTGGTCGTCGTCGCAGCAAGCCTACAAGGCCTATGACGGCGAGCTGGGCGAGGCGTTGGCCAAGCTGGCCGACAAGAAGAACCTGACGATCATTTCGTGGTGGGAAAACGGCTTTCGCCACGTGACCAACAATCGCGGCCCCGTGAACAAGCCCGCCGACCTGACCGGCCTGAAAACCCGCGTCACGCCCGACAAGATGCGCCTGGACACCTTTACCGCGCTGGGCGCCAACCCGGCCCCGCTGGCCTTTGGCGAGCTGTACTCGGCGTTGCAGCAAAAGGTGTTCGACGCGCAAGAGAACCCCTTGTCCATCATCTACACGTCGTCGTTTTTTGAAGTGCAGAAGTACCTGTCGCTGACGGGTCACGTGTGGGGCCCGGCCAACCTGATCATTTCCAAGCCGGTCTGGAACCGCATTTCCGCCGATGACAAGAAGGTGGTGCAGGCCGCCGCCGACAAGTGGCGCGACGCCCAGCGCAAGATGATCACCGACGGCGACCAGCAGTTCGTGGCCCAGCTCAAAGAAAAAGGCATGCAGGTCAACGAGGTCGACAAGGCCGCCTTTGCCGCCGCCGTGCAGCCCGTGTGGAAGACCTACTCGGTCACCTACGGCCCCGAGCTGATGGCGATTGTGCAGAAGTACCGCGAGGCCCAGTAA
- a CDS encoding ABC transporter permease, giving the protein MTATATSLPAATRGDRLARAGRLLGLAVLALLVLAGLIGPYLIPHDPYSQDLLARLQEPVWAEGGDWNHILGTDQLGRDVLARALYGVRVSALIGLSVALMGGLIGTTLGVVAGYFGGAVDRAVSFLITARLALPIILVALAVVSVVGASLTVVVLVLGLLLWERYALVARTMAAGLRNAEFVTASRLQGCTPLQIIWRDILPNLVGNLLIIGTVDAAMAITLEASLSFLGLGVPAPMPSLGLMIAEGKENMLFQPSLVVIPSIVLFVLVLCVNRAGETLRAIQMKKG; this is encoded by the coding sequence ATGACCGCTACCGCGACTTCCCTGCCCGCCGCCACGCGCGGCGACCGTCTGGCGCGCGCCGGCCGACTGCTTGGCCTGGCCGTGCTGGCCCTGCTGGTGCTGGCCGGCCTGATCGGCCCGTACCTGATCCCGCACGACCCCTATTCGCAAGACCTGCTGGCGCGTCTGCAAGAGCCCGTGTGGGCTGAGGGCGGTGACTGGAACCACATCCTGGGCACCGACCAGCTGGGCCGCGACGTGTTGGCGCGCGCGCTGTACGGCGTGCGGGTGTCGGCGCTGATCGGCTTGTCGGTCGCGCTGATGGGCGGGCTGATCGGCACCACCCTGGGGGTGGTCGCCGGCTACTTCGGCGGCGCCGTGGACCGCGCCGTGTCGTTTCTGATTACCGCCCGCCTGGCGCTGCCCATCATCCTGGTGGCGCTGGCGGTGGTGTCGGTGGTGGGCGCATCGCTGACCGTGGTGGTGCTGGTGCTGGGCCTGCTGCTGTGGGAACGCTACGCCCTGGTGGCGCGCACCATGGCCGCCGGCCTGCGCAACGCCGAATTCGTCACCGCGTCGCGGCTGCAAGGTTGCACGCCTCTACAAATCATCTGGCGCGACATTCTGCCGAACCTGGTGGGCAACCTGCTCATCATCGGCACGGTGGATGCGGCCATGGCCATCACGCTGGAAGCGTCGTTGTCATTCCTGGGGCTGGGCGTGCCCGCGCCGATGCCGTCGCTGGGCCTGATGATTGCCGAGGGCAAGGAAAACATGTTGTTCCAGCCGTCGCTGGTGGTCATCCCCAGCATCGTGCTGTTCGTGCTGGTGCTGTGCGTGAACCGCGCGGGCGAAACGCTGCGCGCCATCCAGATGAAAAAGGGCTGA
- a CDS encoding ABC transporter permease, which translates to MIAFLFRRLLVAALLVAFVSLISFSLVFASGNPAARLAGEGSAADAARLSQQHGFGDPILVQYGRWLAGVVRGDFGDSLYFSRPVAELLGQHFPATAKLGLAAMAFALLLAIPLGVLAGLRKGSLVDRATMLLSACAQAMPPFCLAFLLIIVFSVRNQWLPASGFDTWKHYVMPVVALGLFAMPAMLRLMKSEMETVLATDYIRTARAMGLGGASVVLKYALRNALRPLVSLAAAQMGTLLAGSVVIETVFAINGAGLLAWTSILRGDFPTMQALILIFALIYIVLTLLADLVNGWLDPRVRAA; encoded by the coding sequence ATGATTGCATTCCTGTTTCGCCGCTTGCTGGTCGCCGCCCTGCTGGTGGCGTTCGTATCGCTGATCAGCTTTTCGCTGGTGTTTGCGTCCGGCAACCCGGCCGCGCGCCTTGCCGGTGAAGGCAGCGCGGCCGACGCCGCCCGCCTGTCGCAACAGCACGGCTTTGGCGATCCCATCCTGGTGCAATACGGCCGCTGGCTGGCGGGCGTGGTGCGCGGTGATTTTGGCGACAGCCTGTACTTCAGCCGCCCCGTGGCCGAATTGCTGGGCCAGCATTTCCCCGCCACCGCCAAACTGGGCCTGGCCGCGATGGCCTTTGCCTTGCTGCTGGCGATACCGCTGGGCGTGCTGGCCGGCTTGCGCAAAGGCTCGCTGGTGGACCGCGCCACCATGCTGCTATCCGCCTGCGCACAGGCCATGCCGCCGTTCTGCCTGGCGTTTTTACTCATCATCGTGTTCAGCGTGCGCAACCAATGGCTGCCCGCCTCGGGCTTTGACACGTGGAAGCACTACGTGATGCCGGTGGTGGCGCTGGGCCTGTTCGCCATGCCCGCGATGCTGCGGCTGATGAAATCCGAAATGGAAACCGTGCTGGCCACCGACTACATCCGCACCGCGCGTGCGATGGGCCTGGGCGGCGCCAGCGTGGTGTTGAAGTACGCGCTGCGCAACGCGCTGCGGCCGCTGGTGTCCCTGGCGGCGGCGCAGATGGGCACTTTGCTGGCCGGCTCCGTCGTCATCGAAACCGTGTTCGCCATCAATGGCGCCGGGCTGCTGGCCTGGACGTCCATCCTGCGTGGCGACTTCCCCACGATGCAGGCACTGATCCTGATCTTTGCGCTGATCTACATCGTGCTGACCCTGCTTGCCGACCTGGTCAACGGTTGGCTGGACCCCCGCGTGCGAGCCGCCTGA
- a CDS encoding YncE family protein, which translates to MNAHATTVTTSQVMTSPVVTSPATTPLAATPGSAPMPAAQPPAPAPHYLLVGNDEKVTWDDGRIRFLAPGRDSLSIFDAAANPAAPALVATLPLPNSLFGPPVNLAVTPDQRLALIADSMAWPERADSKGWQPTPGRDLYVVDLTATPPAIVQTLQVGLQPSGLSINRAGTMALVANKAGCSVSVLTIRDGRVAVCGEIDLGTPVVAVSFSADGRRAYVVKTDTHRLAVLHVDDTGPTPRVTHDPSEDLTTGLVPFNLVVSPDGALALVVDMGSPTASDGHADSISVVDLQSDPPRVVDRIMVEDGPEGIAISPDGRHAAVAIVQGSNNPSSDWFHHPHGQIVLLHIDGLRVTRAGAIDVGALPEGIAFSPDSRYLYVGNFLDATLQVLAVGDNGLTDTGTCIPLPGHPASMRAQSY; encoded by the coding sequence ATGAACGCACACGCGACCACAGTGACGACCAGCCAGGTGATGACCAGCCCTGTCGTGACCAGCCCCGCGACAACGCCCCTGGCCGCCACACCCGGCAGCGCGCCGATGCCAGCCGCGCAACCGCCTGCCCCCGCCCCGCATTACCTGCTGGTCGGCAACGACGAGAAAGTCACCTGGGACGACGGCCGGATCCGCTTCCTGGCGCCCGGCCGCGACTCGCTCAGCATCTTCGACGCCGCCGCCAACCCCGCCGCGCCCGCCTTGGTGGCCACCCTGCCGCTACCCAATTCGCTGTTCGGTCCGCCCGTCAATCTGGCCGTCACGCCAGACCAGCGCCTGGCCTTGATCGCCGATTCCATGGCGTGGCCCGAACGCGCCGACAGCAAGGGCTGGCAGCCCACCCCGGGCCGTGACCTGTATGTGGTGGACCTGACCGCCACGCCGCCGGCCATCGTGCAGACGCTGCAAGTGGGCTTGCAACCGTCCGGCCTGTCGATCAACCGCGCGGGCACGATGGCCCTCGTCGCCAACAAGGCCGGCTGCTCGGTATCCGTGCTGACCATCCGCGATGGCCGCGTGGCCGTCTGCGGGGAAATCGACCTGGGCACGCCCGTGGTCGCCGTGTCGTTCTCGGCCGATGGCCGCCGCGCCTACGTCGTCAAAACCGATACGCACCGGCTGGCCGTGCTGCACGTCGACGACACCGGCCCCACGCCCCGCGTCACGCACGATCCGTCCGAAGACCTGACCACCGGGCTGGTGCCGTTCAACCTGGTCGTGTCGCCCGATGGCGCGCTGGCCTTGGTGGTGGACATGGGCAGCCCCACGGCGTCCGACGGCCATGCCGATTCCATCAGCGTGGTGGATTTGCAAAGCGATCCGCCACGCGTCGTCGACCGCATCATGGTGGAAGACGGCCCCGAAGGCATCGCCATCAGCCCCGATGGCCGCCACGCCGCCGTGGCCATTGTGCAGGGCTCCAACAACCCGTCGTCCGACTGGTTCCACCATCCACACGGCCAGATCGTGCTGTTGCACATCGACGGCCTGCGCGTCACCCGCGCGGGCGCCATCGATGTGGGCGCCTTGCCCGAAGGCATCGCCTTCAGCCCCGACAGCCGCTACCTGTATGTCGGCAATTTTCTGGACGCAACCTTGCAGGTGCTGGCCGTGGGAGACAACGGCCTGACCGATACCGGTACGTGTATCCCCCTGCCCGGCCACCCCGCATCCATGCGGGCGCAATCCTACTGA
- a CDS encoding ABC transporter substrate-binding protein has protein sequence MQLTRTVKVISAALLALGAHAAQANKADNSLNIAFDAAPATLDAYKESDRPGLALARMVFSGLLQKNQDTGEFGPSIATGYKFVDDTTIDLPIRRDVKFHDGSLLTIDDVLYTLNLVSSDTYKARFQNQVAWIARAEKVGDDTVRIKMKTPYPLALEMLSENLPIYPRKYYEANQSDMGAKPIGTGPYRLTDSQPGSRYVYERFDDYFGAKPAVQKLVVRVLPDANTQYAELLSGGLDWIWRVPPDVAKRMEKTPSVAVKSSSIMRISYISLNPRFDDGKSPLAKQEVRQAINHAIDREAIRKALVGGASKVINAACNPAQFGCSADVQTYKFDPARAKQLLAQAGYPNGITLDLVISAPPRSILDAAAAQMAQAGIKVNLVEQQYGAAMTNWRDGKIAMLASNWGSYGIADAALSTSNFFRGGPDDQARNPDVIKYLEAADTSVDRDLRAKNYAAAQKIVADQAYWVPLWNHSLNAVQAKDLNFSVDGDEFPRFYKATWN, from the coding sequence ATGCAGCTGACCCGTACCGTGAAGGTAATAAGCGCGGCGCTATTGGCGCTAGGCGCTCATGCCGCCCAGGCCAACAAGGCCGACAATTCCCTCAACATCGCGTTCGACGCGGCGCCCGCCACGCTGGACGCCTACAAGGAATCAGACCGCCCCGGCCTGGCGCTGGCGCGCATGGTGTTTTCGGGCCTGCTGCAAAAAAACCAGGACACGGGTGAATTCGGCCCCTCCATCGCCACCGGCTACAAGTTCGTGGACGACACCACGATCGACCTGCCGATTCGCCGCGACGTGAAATTTCACGACGGTTCGCTGTTGACCATCGACGACGTGCTGTACACGCTGAACCTGGTGTCGTCCGACACCTACAAGGCGCGCTTTCAGAACCAGGTGGCCTGGATTGCCCGCGCCGAAAAAGTCGGCGACGACACCGTGCGCATCAAGATGAAGACGCCCTACCCGCTGGCGCTGGAAATGCTGTCGGAAAACCTGCCGATCTATCCGCGCAAGTACTACGAGGCCAACCAGTCCGACATGGGCGCCAAGCCCATCGGCACCGGCCCCTACCGCCTGACCGACAGCCAGCCCGGCAGCCGCTACGTGTACGAACGCTTTGACGATTACTTCGGCGCCAAGCCCGCCGTGCAGAAACTGGTGGTGCGCGTGCTGCCGGACGCCAACACGCAGTACGCCGAGCTGCTGTCCGGCGGCCTGGACTGGATCTGGCGCGTGCCGCCCGACGTGGCCAAGCGCATGGAGAAAACGCCGTCGGTTGCCGTGAAAAGCAGCAGCATCATGCGCATCAGCTATATCTCGCTGAACCCGCGCTTTGACGACGGCAAATCGCCGCTGGCCAAGCAGGAAGTGCGCCAGGCCATCAACCACGCCATCGACCGCGAAGCCATCCGCAAGGCGCTGGTCGGCGGCGCGTCCAAGGTCATCAACGCCGCCTGCAACCCGGCGCAGTTCGGTTGCTCGGCCGATGTGCAGACCTACAAGTTCGACCCCGCCCGTGCCAAGCAATTGCTGGCCCAGGCCGGCTACCCCAACGGCATCACGCTGGACCTGGTGATCTCGGCCCCGCCGCGCAGCATCCTGGATGCGGCCGCCGCGCAAATGGCGCAGGCCGGCATCAAGGTGAACCTGGTGGAACAGCAATACGGCGCCGCCATGACCAACTGGCGCGACGGCAAGATCGCCATGCTGGCGTCCAACTGGGGCTCGTACGGCATTGCCGACGCGGCGCTGTCCACCAGCAACTTTTTCCGTGGCGGCCCGGACGACCAGGCGCGCAACCCGGACGTCATCAAGTACCTGGAAGCCGCCGACACGTCGGTCGACCGGGACCTGCGCGCGAAGAACTACGCCGCCGCGCAAAAGATCGTGGCCGACCAGGCGTACTGGGTGCCGCTGTGGAACCACTCGCTGAACGCCGTGCAGGCCAAGGACCTGAACTTCTCGGTGGATGGCGACGAGTTTCCGCGTTTCTACAAGGCCACCTGGAACTGA
- a CDS encoding ATP-binding cassette domain-containing protein: protein MPSATPPTSAPTAPPSTAPGSIRLDALSFQYGRASLFSRRPAPRILHDIDLHVPAGQTIGLVGESGSGKSTIAKLMLGLLAPTQGQALLDGKPLTAMPARARARRIQMVFQDPYSSLNPRRTINEILTAPLRVHGIGNAASQAAAVRRMMDAVGLVPAFAGRYPRELSGGQRQRVAIARALMLEPQLLICDEPTSALDVSVQAQILNLLMELQRERGLGYLFISHNLAVVQHIADEIVVLQGGRVVERGAADQVYFAPKHPYTRQLIGATLAVPEARELAA from the coding sequence ATGCCGTCGGCCACCCCGCCCACCAGCGCGCCCACCGCCCCGCCAAGCACCGCGCCCGGCAGCATCCGCCTGGACGCGCTGTCGTTCCAATACGGCCGCGCCAGCCTGTTCTCGCGCCGCCCCGCGCCGCGCATCCTGCATGACATCGACCTGCATGTACCCGCCGGCCAGACCATCGGCCTGGTCGGTGAATCCGGTAGCGGCAAGTCCACCATCGCCAAACTGATGCTGGGCCTGTTGGCGCCCACCCAAGGGCAGGCGTTGCTGGACGGAAAGCCGCTGACCGCCATGCCCGCCCGCGCCCGCGCACGCCGCATCCAGATGGTGTTCCAGGACCCCTATTCGTCGCTGAACCCGCGCCGCACCATCAACGAAATCCTGACCGCGCCGTTGCGCGTGCATGGCATCGGCAACGCCGCGTCGCAGGCGGCGGCCGTGCGCCGCATGATGGACGCCGTGGGGCTGGTGCCCGCGTTTGCCGGCCGCTACCCGCGTGAACTGTCGGGCGGCCAGCGCCAGCGCGTGGCGATTGCCCGCGCGCTGATGCTGGAACCCCAGCTGCTGATTTGCGATGAGCCCACTTCCGCGCTGGACGTTTCCGTGCAGGCGCAGATCCTGAACCTGCTGATGGAACTGCAACGCGAACGCGGCCTGGGCTATCTGTTCATCAGCCACAACCTGGCGGTGGTGCAGCACATTGCGGATGAGATCGTCGTGCTGCAAGGCGGCCGCGTGGTCGAGCGCGGCGCGGCGGACCAGGTTTACTTTGCACCCAAGCACCCGTACACCCGGCAACTGATCGGCGCGACGCTGGCCGTGCCCGAAGCGCGGGAGCTGGCGGCATGA
- a CDS encoding ABC transporter ATP-binding protein, which produces MTATSHPLLRVENLYIDIHTATHTKHVVRAVDFTLERGKTLCIVGESGCGKSLTALALLDLLPAAARRRMTRLEFAGQDLSTLTPRQLAELRGARIAMIFQDPMTSLNPVFQIGTQLIDVMRRHKRVSRRQAAERAQYLLRRVGITNPEERMRQYPFELSGGLRQRVMIAMALMCGPELLIADEPTTALDVTVQAELLDLLRDIQAEFGLGMVFISHDMGLVARIADHVIVMYAGDIVEGGSVAEVLADPRHPYTTMLLNCIPQPGRTAPHTDLPTIAGAVPSLDTAIRGCAFRDRCPVAEPRCAQPIAPRVQGEHRCLCVKPGALRAGALA; this is translated from the coding sequence ATGACTGCGACGTCCCACCCCCTGCTGCGGGTTGAAAACCTGTATATCGACATCCATACCGCCACGCACACCAAGCACGTCGTACGCGCGGTGGACTTCACGCTGGAACGCGGCAAGACGCTGTGCATCGTCGGCGAATCGGGCTGCGGCAAATCGTTGACGGCGTTGGCGCTGCTGGACCTGCTGCCCGCCGCCGCGCGCCGCCGCATGACGCGCTTGGAGTTCGCCGGGCAAGACCTGTCCACGCTGACGCCGCGCCAGCTGGCCGAACTGCGCGGCGCGCGCATCGCCATGATCTTTCAGGATCCGATGACGTCGCTGAACCCGGTGTTTCAGATTGGCACGCAGCTGATCGACGTGATGCGCCGGCACAAGCGCGTCAGCCGCCGCCAGGCCGCCGAGCGCGCGCAATACCTGCTGCGCCGGGTCGGCATCACCAACCCGGAAGAACGCATGCGCCAGTATCCGTTTGAGCTGTCGGGCGGGCTGCGCCAGCGCGTGATGATCGCCATGGCGCTGATGTGCGGCCCGGAATTGCTGATTGCCGACGAGCCCACGACCGCGCTGGACGTTACCGTGCAGGCCGAATTGCTGGACCTGCTGCGCGACATCCAGGCCGAGTTCGGCCTGGGCATGGTGTTCATCTCGCATGACATGGGGCTGGTGGCGCGCATCGCCGACCACGTCATCGTCATGTATGCGGGCGACATCGTCGAAGGCGGCAGCGTGGCCGAGGTGCTGGCGGACCCGCGCCATCCCTACACCACCATGCTGTTGAACTGCATCCCTCAACCCGGCCGCACCGCGCCGCATACCGACCTGCCGACCATCGCCGGGGCCGTGCCGTCGCTGGACACCGCCATCCGGGGCTGCGCGTTTCGGGATCGTTGCCCGGTGGCCGAACCGCGTTGCGCGCAGCCGATCGCCCCGCGCGTGCAGGGCGAACACCGCTGCCTGTGCGTCAAACCCGGCGCGCTGCGCGCAGGAGCCCTGGCATGA